The Pararge aegeria chromosome 8, ilParAegt1.1, whole genome shotgun sequence genome window below encodes:
- the LOC120625976 gene encoding uncharacterized protein LOC120625976 produces the protein MMTNDRFCELENVVLQRIKWHVIGLSETRRRGEDLQKLTSGHLLYFKGNEDSSTGGVGMLIHKSLADNLKKVKAISSRVIYATFKINARYTLKIIQVYAPTSSHSDETVESFYEDLEKGITDDYCYYTIVMGGNLRSLEEKREIYQQDLETAFDVDTSAWSVDELNEHTCKTLKRTAEKFLTSSDTRHRVLSDVTLALIDERRLNMSKENQNIRQLNKRVRKSIRLDLRRYSRNTIIDTIKENRGPKVFQRKFNTGSGQIYSLLRPDGSKTEDRDEILRTVENFYTDLYSTTTPEPTTYRGRDPRAKLVRRRTEDLPDISLYEISNALKHM, from the exons ATGATGACAAATGACCGCTTCTGTGAACTGGAAAATGTAGTCTTGCAACGAATAAAATGGCATGTGATCGGCCTAAGTGAAACAAGACGCAGAGGAGAAGATCTACAAAAGTTGACCTCGGGGCACCTCCTGTATTTTAAGGGTAATGAGGATAGCTCAACTGGTGGAGTTGGCATGTTGATACACAAATCTCTAGCAGACAATCTCAAAAAGGTCAAAGCTATATCAAGCAGGGTTATTTATGCCACTTTTAAGATTAACGCACGGTATACTTTGAAGATCATCCAGGTTTACGCACCCACTAGCTCTCATTCGGACGAGACAGTTGAGTCTTTTTATGAAGACTTAGAAAAAGGTATTACAGATGATTACTGCTACTACACAATAGTTATGG GAGGTAATCTCAGATCGTTAGAAGAAAAGAGGGAGATATATCAACAAGACCTAGAAACAGCCTTTGATGTGGATACCTCTGCTTGGTCTGTGGATGAGCTCAATGAGCATACATgcaaaactttaaaaagaaCAGCGGAGAAGTTTTTGACCAGCAGTGACACTAGACACAGAGTCTTATCCGATGTCACACTAGCACTTATCGATGAAAGAAGATTAAACATGAGTAAAGAGAACCAAAATATCAGGCAGCTCAACAAGAGGGTGAGGAAATCTATAAGACTCGATCTACGGAGATATAGCCGAAATACCATCATTGATACAATCAAAGAAAATAGAGGTCCAAAAGTGTTCCAAAGGAAATTTAATACTGGTAGCGGCCAAATATACAGTTTGCTGAGACCAGATGGATCTAAAACAGAAGATAGGGATGAAATCCTGAGAACCGTAGAGAACTTTTATACAGATCTCTACAGTACTACTACACCAGAACCGACGACCTACAGAGGAAGAGATCCCAGGGCAAAACTAGTAAGACGTAGGACTGAAGACCTCCCGGATATAAGCCTGTACGAAATAAGTAACGCACTGAAGCACATGTAA